A section of the Solitalea canadensis DSM 3403 genome encodes:
- a CDS encoding BamA/TamA family outer membrane protein, which translates to MSTFSIVLIFITSHSKAQDSTFVKAVRQRDLIDVIFPKKERKTGIDTLAPKNLELGIFPYVGFGPATGLEIGVSGSAAFFTADRRYTRQSRAGLSASFTLKKQLFITARSIIFSNKNKWLFVGDQRYNKNTQSTFGLGTTSIEDEETPLKYKFLRLSETAFFHLGGYFYGGLGIHYDKYYNVEIDPESDQSPVDNPYIDYTTRYNFNPTESAGSGISANLLYDTRDNLFNTYKGLFLLANYRVYREGLGSTTDWQELRFELRNFHSLASNNRQILALWIYSDFIIGGNAPYMHLPAVGWDSFNNTGRGYIQGRFRGPSLIYSELEYRYAISGNGLVGGVAFVNASSVSNPDTDLNLFQNIAPAGGIGLRIKLNKETRTNLRLDFAVGRQSTGVYLNISEAF; encoded by the coding sequence TTGTCAACATTCAGCATTGTATTAATTTTTATTACTTCTCATTCAAAAGCTCAGGATTCTACTTTTGTTAAAGCTGTCAGACAACGCGATCTTATAGATGTTATTTTCCCTAAGAAAGAACGAAAAACCGGAATTGATACACTTGCTCCTAAAAATCTTGAACTCGGGATTTTTCCTTATGTGGGCTTCGGTCCGGCAACAGGGTTAGAAATTGGGGTTTCAGGAAGTGCCGCTTTTTTTACTGCCGATAGAAGATATACCCGCCAGTCACGGGCCGGACTCTCAGCTTCGTTTACATTAAAAAAACAATTATTTATTACTGCCCGCTCTATTATCTTTTCTAATAAAAATAAATGGCTTTTTGTAGGCGACCAACGTTACAATAAAAATACACAATCTACTTTTGGTTTAGGAACTACATCAATTGAAGATGAGGAAACGCCCTTAAAATATAAGTTTCTACGGCTTTCCGAAACTGCATTTTTTCATTTGGGAGGATACTTTTACGGAGGACTAGGAATCCATTACGATAAATATTATAATGTTGAGATTGATCCTGAATCAGATCAGTCGCCTGTAGATAATCCATATATTGATTACACAACAAGATATAACTTTAATCCAACCGAGTCTGCAGGGTCGGGAATAAGTGCTAACTTATTATATGATACTCGCGACAATTTATTTAATACCTATAAGGGATTGTTTCTTTTGGCAAACTACAGGGTTTACAGAGAAGGATTAGGAAGTACAACAGATTGGCAGGAGTTACGGTTTGAATTAAGAAATTTTCATTCATTAGCCTCCAATAACCGGCAGATCTTAGCACTTTGGATTTATTCGGACTTTATAATTGGAGGCAATGCTCCGTACATGCATCTTCCGGCAGTTGGATGGGATAGTTTTAACAATACAGGACGCGGATACATTCAAGGACGGTTTAGAGGACCTTCATTAATATATAGCGAATTGGAATATAGATATGCAATTTCAGGAAACGGACTTGTGGGTGGAGTTGCATTCGTTAATGCATCATCTGTTTCAAACCCTGATACGGATCTAAATCTCTTTCAAAACATTGCACCGGCAGGAGGTATAGGATTGCGGATAAAACTGAACAAAGAAACTCGGACTAACTTACGACTCGATTTTGCTGTCGGCAGGCAATCAACAGGTGTTTACTTAAATATTTCAGAGGCATTTTAA
- a CDS encoding HlyD family secretion protein gives MKSSFIKNYWALVVPLLILIIAVIFFFRRSSESENIEVGMVDAKYVDIAAEFPGRLDSLLVDEGDTVKKGQLLGVLRTTEINAIREQAKAGIDAARSQLQLLQNGTRPEILSSTNKLYQIAQEQYNLVKKTYDRMDNLYKKEVISGQEKDLIYFKLQAAKKEMEVAQLNLQMLEKGANPELIKTSTAILHQAEQAYELTKALTDNTRIYAPADGIISTKVINEGEIVSIGYPMMTLQRTNSYFVRFNIRQDKIKALQLGNEVKLTIPGCDPEAINGKVSALSPTLSFANWVPTKDRGQFELRTFTVEITPENMNKINGLRPGMTASLRLK, from the coding sequence ATGAAATCATCTTTTATAAAAAACTATTGGGCTTTAGTGGTTCCCTTACTTATTCTCATTATTGCCGTAATATTCTTTTTCAGGAGATCCTCTGAGAGTGAAAATATAGAAGTAGGCATGGTTGATGCAAAATACGTTGATATTGCTGCAGAGTTTCCGGGAAGACTGGACAGTTTATTAGTTGATGAAGGAGATACTGTTAAGAAAGGGCAACTTTTAGGGGTTCTGAGAACTACTGAGATTAATGCGATCCGAGAACAAGCTAAGGCAGGTATTGACGCAGCACGGTCACAACTTCAGTTATTACAAAACGGTACCCGTCCGGAAATCCTTTCTTCAACCAATAAATTATACCAGATAGCACAGGAACAATATAATCTTGTTAAGAAAACATATGACCGGATGGATAACCTCTATAAAAAGGAGGTGATATCTGGCCAGGAAAAGGATTTGATCTATTTTAAACTTCAGGCAGCCAAAAAAGAAATGGAAGTAGCTCAGCTAAATCTACAAATGCTTGAAAAAGGTGCTAATCCAGAGCTAATAAAAACCTCAACAGCCATACTCCATCAGGCAGAACAAGCTTATGAACTAACTAAAGCTTTAACCGATAACACTAGGATTTATGCTCCGGCAGATGGAATTATCTCGACAAAAGTGATCAATGAGGGCGAGATTGTTTCCATTGGCTATCCCATGATGACCCTGCAAAGGACCAACAGTTATTTTGTTCGTTTTAATATCAGACAAGATAAGATCAAGGCTCTTCAATTAGGAAACGAGGTAAAATTAACCATCCCAGGTTGCGATCCTGAAGCAATAAACGGAAAAGTTAGTGCATTATCTCCTACACTTTCATTTGCAAATTGGGTACCTACAAAAGATCGCGGACAGTTTGAACTACGCACTTTCACTGTTGAAATAACGCCTGAGAACATGAATAAAATCAATGGTTTACGCCCAGGGATGACTGCCTCACTAAGATTAAAATGA
- a CDS encoding ABC transporter permease → MSNTIWKITIREWKRILSLPVHYWILLVMPPLLFCFYSYIYINPKLENLPVAIWDEDQSPISRQLTFLLEQTETIHITHQVNSLPELQDLIRSGKVLAAVHFPTKMAINLQSKHPATVSLYTNGASLVPAKLIYKDAVQVIIMGGAGVMLQKFVKTGMNERKAMALVQPVGLTSYTLYNADYNYQQYLAPGLITVGLQMLIIMVSVLLLNYELKTNTLLELISLANGSSFAVIAGKTLAHLSVAWINFILVAGVILPVFGIGHPDATLKFFFLYSILALACIGIGLLVSSIFNDTMLASDIALFYTSPAFVFSGFTFPRWAMPWYDQYYAQIMPYTHFLDGFFKIYYMGLPMNYAIPEIGRLMIFIGVTFPLAVVFFHFKIRKAVNNEKKSMA, encoded by the coding sequence ATGAGTAACACTATCTGGAAAATAACGATAAGGGAATGGAAGCGGATACTTAGTCTTCCTGTTCATTACTGGATTTTATTAGTAATGCCTCCCCTATTATTTTGCTTTTACAGTTATATCTATATCAACCCTAAGCTTGAAAACCTGCCTGTTGCTATTTGGGATGAAGATCAATCCCCAATTTCGCGACAGCTGACGTTTCTTTTAGAACAAACAGAAACCATACATATTACGCACCAGGTAAATAGCTTGCCAGAACTTCAGGACTTGATTCGCAGCGGAAAAGTTTTGGCAGCAGTTCATTTCCCAACTAAAATGGCCATAAACCTGCAAAGTAAACATCCAGCTACCGTATCTCTTTATACCAACGGAGCATCTTTAGTTCCTGCGAAGCTGATTTATAAAGATGCAGTCCAGGTAATTATTATGGGTGGGGCCGGGGTGATGTTGCAAAAATTTGTAAAAACCGGGATGAATGAACGAAAAGCGATGGCACTGGTTCAGCCAGTGGGATTAACCTCCTATACGTTGTATAATGCTGACTATAATTATCAGCAATATCTTGCACCCGGCCTTATCACTGTGGGGTTACAAATGCTCATTATAATGGTCAGTGTTCTGTTGTTAAATTATGAACTAAAAACGAATACACTTCTTGAATTGATCTCATTGGCCAATGGATCATCCTTTGCTGTAATTGCGGGTAAAACCTTGGCACACCTGAGTGTGGCCTGGATCAATTTCATTTTAGTAGCAGGTGTAATCCTCCCTGTGTTTGGTATCGGACATCCCGATGCAACTTTAAAATTCTTTTTCTTATATAGCATTCTTGCATTAGCTTGTATTGGCATAGGGCTACTGGTTTCATCCATTTTTAATGATACCATGCTGGCTTCAGACATTGCTTTGTTTTATACCTCACCTGCTTTTGTTTTCAGCGGATTTACATTTCCTCGCTGGGCAATGCCGTGGTACGATCAATACTATGCACAAATAATGCCTTATACCCATTTCCTCGACGGATTCTTCAAAATCTATTATATGGGATTGCCAATGAATTATGCGATTCCGGAAATTGGCAGATTAATGATATTTATTGGAGTTACGTTTCCTTTGGCTGTTGTCTTTTTTCACTTTAAAATTCGAAAAGCTGTAAACAATGAAAAAAAGTCAATGGCATAA
- the rfbB gene encoding dTDP-glucose 4,6-dehydratase — protein sequence MKKILITGGAGFIGSHVVRLFVNNYPDTKIYNLDKLTYAGNLMNLQDIEDKENYHFVKGDIVDAAFVNELFDREQFDAVIHLAAESHVDRSIENPLEFVMTNIIGTVNLLNAAKNSWKPVLGTEMTDKRFYHVSTDEVYGTLGETGMFTEETSYDPHSPYSASKASSDHFVRAYGDTYGLPVVISNCSNNYGPFHFPEKLIPLCINNIKNNRSLPIYGKGENIRDWLFVVDHARAIDVVFHNAKNGSTYNIGGHNEWKNIDVIRLLCKIMDKKLGRSEGTSEQLITFVKDRAGHDLRYAIDSTKLQNELGWKPSLQFEEGLEKTVDWYLTNEEWLETVTSGAYKDYYKQQYTAR from the coding sequence ATGAAAAAAATACTAATTACGGGTGGTGCAGGATTTATCGGATCTCATGTGGTGCGATTGTTTGTAAATAACTATCCTGATACGAAGATATATAATCTGGATAAACTTACATACGCAGGTAATCTGATGAATCTTCAGGATATTGAAGACAAAGAAAATTACCATTTCGTAAAAGGTGATATTGTTGATGCTGCATTTGTTAATGAGTTGTTCGATCGTGAACAATTTGATGCAGTTATTCACCTGGCAGCGGAGTCTCACGTTGATCGTTCAATTGAAAATCCGCTGGAGTTTGTGATGACTAATATCATCGGAACTGTTAATTTATTGAATGCTGCAAAAAATAGCTGGAAGCCGGTTCTTGGAACAGAAATGACCGATAAGCGTTTTTATCATGTTTCTACTGATGAAGTTTATGGTACATTGGGAGAGACAGGAATGTTTACTGAAGAAACCAGTTACGACCCGCATAGTCCGTACTCAGCTTCTAAAGCAAGTTCAGACCATTTTGTGCGCGCTTATGGTGATACTTATGGACTTCCGGTAGTGATCTCTAATTGCTCAAATAACTATGGGCCATTTCATTTTCCGGAAAAGTTGATCCCACTTTGTATTAATAATATTAAAAACAATAGATCGTTGCCTATTTACGGTAAAGGAGAAAATATTCGTGACTGGCTATTTGTGGTTGATCATGCGCGTGCTATAGATGTTGTTTTTCATAATGCTAAGAATGGAAGCACCTACAACATCGGAGGTCATAATGAATGGAAAAACATCGATGTGATTCGTTTATTATGTAAGATCATGGATAAAAAATTAGGTCGTTCTGAAGGGACATCTGAACAATTGATCACATTTGTGAAAGACCGTGCCGGACATGATTTACGTTATGCTATCGACTCAACAAAACTCCAGAATGAATTAGGATGGAAACCTTCGTTACAGTTTGAAGAAGGCTTGGAGAAGACTGTAGATTGGTATCTAACGAATGAAGAATGGTTGGAAACTGTAACTTCAGGAGCGTATAAAGATTATTACAAGCAACAATATACAGCAAGATAG
- a CDS encoding TolC family protein, with protein MKRFLFLLLPSFCFFQFANAQQTKLSLEECFRIARERNLLVNQMNKSVAARKFSLEAEKNSYLPGIDLLAGYQHLSKPLEINLQTVKDGIVEGSSQQSVNTANEVYKEITGNNLPQAVQDRIYSLSKNVISTIYPDYNPPLNKQDYFTASLGIRQPLYLGGKLSTARNIAQNEYDAGNINLELTQKGVDFALAVQYLRMMYVNSILQKENTIVDIFKQNRDRADELVKNELIPPYLRNWTNVALTQAQTRKNNIDLEKKNIQVEINRLMGSPLDSALTIADTLRFSKANLAVEQSSFWAQNPSYKFIENKTNLAESTVKASRSLQLPNIFAIGNVNLYQKDLPVTTPPWLVGVEMQWTLFSGFRNTKRVSATKQLVEEAKLAQENTRTGLQAQLTIVNNKLTALENDIASLDTARSQAAVTTTMVRERLNNEFSTVKDVNDAIIVQEEIEKAYYTAVLGYYVALAEYWNLMGTPQRITEFIK; from the coding sequence TTGAAACGCTTTCTCTTTTTATTACTACCGTCTTTTTGTTTCTTTCAATTTGCCAATGCTCAGCAAACAAAACTTTCCTTGGAAGAGTGCTTTCGTATTGCAAGGGAACGAAACCTACTGGTCAATCAAATGAATAAATCAGTTGCAGCCAGAAAGTTTTCGCTAGAAGCTGAAAAGAATAGTTATTTACCCGGCATAGACTTGCTAGCAGGCTATCAACATCTCTCAAAGCCGCTTGAGATTAATTTACAAACTGTAAAAGATGGCATTGTTGAAGGCTCGTCCCAACAGAGTGTTAACACTGCCAATGAAGTTTATAAAGAAATAACCGGAAATAACCTTCCACAGGCAGTGCAGGACCGCATTTATTCTTTGTCGAAAAATGTTATTAGTACTATTTACCCTGATTATAATCCTCCATTAAATAAGCAAGATTACTTTACTGCTTCCTTGGGTATTCGTCAGCCACTTTACCTCGGAGGCAAACTGTCAACAGCCAGAAATATTGCTCAAAATGAATATGATGCTGGCAACATCAACCTTGAATTAACGCAAAAGGGAGTTGATTTTGCCCTTGCAGTTCAATATTTAAGAATGATGTATGTCAACTCGATTTTACAGAAAGAAAATACAATTGTTGACATCTTCAAACAGAACAGGGATAGAGCCGATGAACTAGTAAAAAATGAGTTAATCCCTCCTTATCTACGGAATTGGACCAATGTAGCATTAACCCAGGCTCAAACCCGGAAAAACAACATTGATTTGGAAAAGAAAAACATCCAAGTTGAAATTAACAGATTAATGGGTTCTCCTTTAGACTCTGCTTTAACGATAGCTGATACACTACGGTTTTCGAAAGCTAATTTAGCAGTCGAACAAAGCTCATTCTGGGCACAAAACCCTTCCTATAAGTTTATCGAAAACAAAACCAATCTTGCAGAAAGCACCGTAAAAGCAAGTCGCTCTTTACAATTGCCTAACATTTTTGCTATCGGAAACGTAAACTTATATCAAAAGGATTTACCGGTAACCACTCCTCCTTGGCTTGTTGGAGTAGAAATGCAATGGACACTATTCAGTGGTTTTAGAAACACCAAACGAGTAAGCGCGACTAAACAATTAGTCGAGGAAGCGAAATTAGCACAAGAAAATACACGAACAGGTTTACAAGCTCAGTTAACCATAGTTAACAATAAGCTAACAGCATTAGAAAACGATATTGCCTCATTAGATACAGCTCGGTCACAAGCAGCTGTTACAACCACTATGGTTCGAGAACGTCTAAACAATGAGTTTTCAACGGTTAAAGATGTAAACGATGCCATAATAGTGCAGGAAGAAATAGAAAAAGCTTATTACACGGCAGTATTAGGCTATTATGTTGCTTTAGCTGAGTATTGGAATTTAATGGGAACTCCACAGCGAATAACTGAATTCATTAAATAA
- a CDS encoding ABC transporter permease: MKKSQWHNFKTLFLREAALIAKDHSLLLTLLIAPVLYAFFYGSIYINKEEEEIPMAIVDMDHSGLSKQLAEQINNLQAIELISAPGLDEAQKMMYKGQTQGYLFIENGLEKKVLSLQSANIVLAANAARFLPSSDLLSGVTQVSLTVGAGVRLKFYEMQGLNEATAMHEVMPLNLDNRPLFNERVSYGAFLLPGILALILQQTLLIGLTGSMASEREKNTINQLSDTAGNYSVALWGKGSFYFLLFMCYAFFFLTVNFTVLKLPVRGSAFDITVIMALFLLTIIPMGIWIGSLFKSQLLCVQIMAFSTYPVFLVTGYSWPFESLPLPLQWFSSLLPTTPFLKVYTSLVQQGGGLMNNVEAILHLLLLWLFYSALSLLSLKWINKRLSATTT; encoded by the coding sequence ATGAAAAAAAGTCAATGGCATAACTTTAAAACTCTTTTCTTAAGAGAAGCAGCACTTATAGCAAAAGACCATAGTTTGCTATTAACCCTATTGATTGCCCCGGTATTATATGCATTCTTTTACGGCAGTATTTATATCAATAAAGAAGAAGAGGAAATTCCAATGGCGATTGTTGATATGGACCACAGCGGTTTATCAAAACAACTTGCCGAACAAATTAATAATTTACAAGCGATCGAATTGATCTCTGCCCCCGGGCTTGACGAAGCTCAGAAAATGATGTATAAAGGACAAACCCAGGGATATCTATTTATCGAAAATGGTCTCGAAAAGAAAGTTCTTAGCTTACAATCTGCAAACATTGTACTGGCGGCAAATGCTGCACGTTTTCTTCCATCAAGCGACCTTTTAAGTGGTGTTACTCAGGTTTCATTAACGGTGGGTGCAGGAGTAAGATTAAAATTTTATGAAATGCAAGGACTTAATGAAGCTACAGCAATGCATGAAGTGATGCCACTGAATCTTGACAATCGTCCTTTGTTTAATGAGCGCGTAAGTTACGGAGCCTTTTTATTACCCGGAATACTTGCACTCATCTTACAGCAAACCTTATTAATCGGATTAACAGGCAGTATGGCCTCGGAACGGGAAAAGAATACCATAAATCAACTCAGTGATACAGCCGGAAATTATTCGGTTGCCTTATGGGGGAAAGGGAGTTTCTATTTTCTGTTATTTATGTGTTATGCTTTTTTCTTCCTAACCGTAAACTTTACCGTTTTAAAATTACCTGTAAGGGGGTCGGCTTTTGATATTACGGTGATAATGGCTCTTTTTTTACTCACTATAATACCAATGGGTATTTGGATAGGTTCACTTTTTAAAAGTCAGCTTTTATGTGTGCAGATAATGGCCTTTAGCACTTATCCCGTGTTCCTGGTTACAGGGTATTCATGGCCATTTGAATCGCTTCCATTGCCATTACAATGGTTCTCTTCGTTATTACCTACAACTCCATTCTTAAAGGTCTACACGTCGCTCGTACAGCAAGGTGGCGGATTAATGAATAACGTCGAGGCTATTCTTCATCTCTTACTATTATGGCTCTTCTATTCTGCTTTGAGTTTATTAAGTTTAAAATGGATTAACAAGCGTTTATCTGCAACAACAACCTGA